In the genome of Chryseobacterium arthrosphaerae, one region contains:
- a CDS encoding AraC family transcriptional regulator: MNSISVLHIELFQAGKNTSDFYFNTMKNHLVVGHRHIERPHRHDFYAAVLFTGGRGVHEIDFQKYDVSEGSLFFLSPGQIHSWELSEDIEGYIFFCSQEFYEMHYVNQKLRNFPFFGSVSFPRKLQLNASELKKNISLFRELGKEHQAKNHIMKEGLILSLMSQIFINATRLFSKDSDTMASSAALSYFKHYQEFENLIELHFTEQKSIAYYASLLGISSKHLNRIVQTVVQKTATEVITERVVLEAKRMLMYLDESLVEIAFRLGYEEYSYFVRVFRKSSGMTPTQFMRKYKA, from the coding sequence ATGAATTCAATCTCCGTTCTTCATATCGAACTTTTTCAGGCAGGTAAAAATACTTCGGATTTTTATTTTAATACGATGAAAAATCATCTGGTAGTGGGGCATCGGCATATAGAAAGGCCTCACAGGCATGATTTTTATGCTGCAGTTCTTTTTACCGGAGGTAGAGGAGTGCACGAGATCGATTTCCAGAAATATGATGTTTCGGAAGGAAGTCTTTTTTTCCTGTCGCCCGGTCAGATCCATAGCTGGGAACTTTCAGAGGATATAGAGGGATATATTTTTTTCTGTTCGCAGGAGTTTTATGAAATGCATTATGTCAATCAGAAACTGAGAAACTTTCCTTTTTTCGGGTCGGTGTCCTTTCCGAGAAAACTTCAGCTGAATGCTTCTGAACTGAAGAAAAATATCAGTCTGTTCAGGGAACTGGGGAAAGAGCATCAGGCGAAGAATCATATCATGAAAGAAGGTCTCATCCTGTCCTTAATGTCTCAGATCTTTATCAATGCCACCCGGCTGTTTTCAAAAGATTCTGATACGATGGCTTCTTCTGCAGCTTTGTCCTATTTTAAACATTATCAGGAATTTGAAAATCTTATCGAGCTGCATTTTACCGAACAGAAATCCATTGCTTATTATGCTTCTTTACTGGGGATTTCATCAAAGCATCTGAACAGGATCGTGCAGACGGTTGTTCAGAAAACAGCTACAGAGGTCATTACTGAAAGAGTAGTGCTGGAAGCCAAACGAATGTTGATGTATCTTGACGAAAGTCTGGTGGAGATTGCTTTCAGATTAGGCTATGAAGAGTATTCCTACTTTGTAAGAGTCTTCCGGAAAAGCTCCGGAATGACCCCTACTCAGTTTATGAGGAAATATAAGGCTTAA
- the ccoG gene encoding cytochrome c oxidase accessory protein CcoG codes for MSVESNNIKSLEIENEDFRNSVGTMDETGKRKWIFPRKPKGKYTNYRNYTSYFLLALFFGLPFVKINNNPFLLINVIDRRFFILGQPFYLQDFFILALGAVTSVIFVMLFTVVFGRIFCGWLCPQTLFMEMVFRKIEYWIEGDRNKQMKLDRQEWDAEKIRKRLTKWSVFILISMVISTFMFMYIVGYEQVFQIMIEGPSEHPLKFITMIFFTMTFYFVFAWLREQVCTLVCPYGRLQGVLIDKQTINVYYDFRRGEGRSKWRNNEDRKAAGKGDCIDCNQCVVVCPTGIDIRNGQQLECVNCTACIDACDEIMDKVGLPKGLIRYATESEIENREKFKFTSRMKATTVILALLIGFLGFLMYDRGSMEAKFIKPAGSTFFIKNGKITNTFIYTLLNKSNEKKTLTIKVITPAHAEITYFGNEKIILKGDEILKGNINITFPEEDIKLSKQNMVIGVFDENGKLVDSFETTFEGPFKLVL; via the coding sequence ATGAGTGTAGAGTCCAATAATATCAAATCTTTAGAAATTGAAAATGAAGATTTCAGAAATTCAGTAGGCACCATGGATGAAACAGGGAAAAGAAAATGGATTTTCCCCAGAAAACCTAAAGGAAAGTATACCAATTACAGGAATTACACCAGCTACTTTCTTCTTGCTTTATTTTTCGGATTGCCTTTCGTAAAAATCAATAATAATCCTTTTTTGCTGATCAATGTTATAGACAGAAGATTCTTTATCCTGGGACAGCCCTTTTATCTTCAGGATTTCTTCATCTTAGCTTTAGGAGCGGTAACTTCCGTGATTTTCGTCATGCTGTTTACCGTGGTTTTCGGAAGAATATTCTGCGGATGGCTATGCCCTCAGACTCTTTTCATGGAAATGGTTTTCCGTAAAATTGAATACTGGATCGAAGGTGACCGGAATAAGCAGATGAAGCTTGACAGACAGGAATGGGATGCTGAAAAAATAAGGAAAAGGCTGACGAAATGGTCCGTATTTATCCTGATTTCAATGGTCATCTCTACTTTCATGTTTATGTATATCGTAGGCTACGAGCAGGTTTTCCAGATCATGATTGAAGGTCCTTCGGAACATCCTTTAAAATTCATCACGATGATCTTTTTCACGATGACTTTTTATTTTGTTTTTGCATGGCTCCGTGAGCAGGTATGTACCCTGGTTTGCCCATACGGAAGGCTTCAGGGAGTATTAATTGATAAACAGACGATCAACGTATATTATGATTTCAGAAGAGGAGAAGGCCGATCAAAATGGAGAAATAATGAAGACAGGAAAGCAGCCGGAAAAGGAGATTGTATAGATTGTAACCAATGCGTTGTAGTCTGTCCTACGGGAATTGACATCAGAAACGGACAGCAGTTGGAATGCGTCAACTGTACTGCGTGTATTGATGCCTGTGATGAAATCATGGATAAAGTAGGCCTGCCTAAAGGGCTCATCCGCTATGCTACTGAATCTGAAATTGAAAATCGTGAGAAGTTTAAATTTACCTCGAGAATGAAGGCGACCACGGTTATATTAGCACTGCTCATCGGATTTCTTGGATTTTTAATGTATGACCGTGGTTCTATGGAAGCCAAGTTTATAAAACCTGCCGGATCTACATTCTTTATTAAAAACGGTAAGATCACCAATACTTTTATTTATACTTTACTGAATAAATCGAACGAGAAAAAAACACTGACCATTAAAGTTATCACTCCTGCCCATGCAGAGATCACCTATTTCGGAAATGAAAAAATTATTCTGAAAGGCGATGAAATTCTGAAAGGAAATATCAATATCACCTTCCCTGAAGAAGATATTAAATTATCGAAACAAAATATGGTCATTGGGGTTTTTGATGAAAACGGAAAACTCGTGGATTCCTTTGAAACTACTTTTGAAGGACCGTTTAAGCTGGTGCTTTAG
- a CDS encoding SMP-30/gluconolactonase/LRE family protein, which translates to MKNICKIGMIGLVFALVNCQSVNSSKMFYEGVKPEKISDQFSFTEGPSADKEGNVYFTDQPNDKIYYWDWKSNKVMMFLDKTGRANGTHFDKDGYLITCSDDQGEIWKISKDKKVEVLLKGFEGKRLNGPNDVWNDASGGMYFTDPLYERDYWVNFKQELPHKSLYYRSKDGKISKLDTFTQPNGIAGSEILKKLYVSDIDAGKTYVYDILDEGKLSEKKLFCEMGSDGMILDKHGNLYLTGDGVHVFNRSGKKIYHISIPEKWTSNVTFGGENNDVLFITASESVYIFPTKVRGIK; encoded by the coding sequence ATGAAGAATATCTGTAAAATAGGAATGATTGGTTTGGTTTTCGCATTGGTAAACTGTCAATCAGTAAATAGTAGTAAAATGTTTTATGAAGGTGTGAAGCCGGAGAAAATTTCGGATCAGTTTAGCTTTACAGAAGGGCCGTCAGCAGATAAGGAAGGGAATGTTTATTTTACCGATCAGCCTAATGATAAAATTTATTACTGGGACTGGAAAAGCAATAAGGTTATGATGTTTCTGGATAAAACAGGGAGGGCCAACGGTACCCATTTCGATAAAGACGGGTATCTGATCACCTGCTCTGATGATCAGGGAGAAATCTGGAAAATATCAAAAGATAAAAAAGTGGAAGTCCTGCTGAAAGGATTTGAAGGGAAAAGATTAAACGGCCCGAATGATGTATGGAATGATGCTTCTGGTGGAATGTATTTTACAGATCCCCTGTATGAAAGAGATTATTGGGTAAACTTTAAGCAGGAACTGCCTCATAAAAGTCTTTATTACAGAAGTAAGGACGGGAAGATTTCCAAACTGGATACCTTTACACAGCCGAACGGGATTGCAGGAAGTGAGATCCTGAAAAAATTATATGTTTCCGACATTGATGCCGGGAAAACGTATGTGTATGATATTTTGGACGAAGGGAAATTATCAGAAAAAAAACTGTTCTGCGAGATGGGTTCCGACGGAATGATACTGGATAAACATGGAAATCTTTATTTAACCGGAGACGGCGTACATGTTTTCAACCGCTCCGGAAAGAAAATCTATCATATTTCCATTCCTGAAAAATGGACTTCCAATGTAACATTCGGAGGAGAAAACAATGATGTTTTATTCATTACCGCCTCAGAATCGGTGTATATTTTTCCAACGAAAGTGAGAGGAATAAAATAA
- a CDS encoding DEAD/DEAH box helicase: protein MELQSIYQKLQIQDMNQMQKSAYKASENNTDIVLLSPTGSGKTLAFLFPVLRNLKKDVQGVQALILVPARELALQIEQVFKSMGTDFKVSVCYGGHDKKIEVNNLIEAPAVLIGTPGRVTYHVRNNNFDPKTVKTLVLDEFDKALELGFHDDMEFICSALKGLSQRVLTSATAMDEIPAFTGLKDEKIISFLKENEVKPDIQLRKVMTIPEEKLDTLFNLVCKIGNKRTLIFCNHREAVDRISELLHQMGIDRETFHGGMEQDERERALLKFRNDSARILITTDLAARGLDIPEVESIVHYQLPPKEDAFIHRNGRTARMNAKGFVYLIMTEEENFPFIKNNTPEESVAGFTRVPQKTPFQTIYISAGKKDKVNKVDIVGYLIKKGELQKEDVGIIEVKDTTSYVAVARNKVNAVLRKLQNEKLKGKKVKMEVAY from the coding sequence ATGGAACTACAATCTATCTATCAAAAACTGCAGATTCAGGACATGAATCAGATGCAGAAATCTGCTTATAAAGCGTCCGAAAACAATACGGATATTGTGCTGCTCTCTCCTACCGGTTCGGGGAAAACCCTTGCTTTTTTATTTCCGGTTCTCAGAAATCTGAAAAAGGATGTTCAGGGCGTACAGGCATTGATATTGGTTCCTGCCAGAGAACTGGCGTTACAGATTGAGCAGGTTTTCAAATCGATGGGAACAGACTTTAAAGTTTCCGTTTGCTATGGCGGACATGATAAAAAGATTGAAGTCAATAATTTAATCGAAGCTCCCGCGGTTTTAATCGGAACTCCGGGAAGGGTTACTTACCACGTAAGAAATAATAATTTTGATCCAAAAACAGTTAAGACACTGGTTCTGGACGAATTTGACAAAGCTTTGGAACTGGGCTTTCATGATGATATGGAATTTATCTGCAGTGCATTAAAGGGACTTTCTCAAAGGGTTTTAACCTCTGCAACAGCAATGGATGAAATTCCTGCATTTACCGGATTAAAAGATGAAAAAATCATCAGCTTCCTTAAAGAAAATGAAGTAAAACCTGATATTCAGTTAAGAAAAGTAATGACGATTCCGGAAGAAAAGCTGGATACCCTGTTTAACCTGGTTTGTAAAATCGGGAACAAAAGAACACTGATCTTCTGTAATCACCGTGAAGCAGTAGACCGTATCTCGGAACTTCTTCATCAGATGGGAATCGACAGAGAAACCTTCCATGGCGGGATGGAACAGGATGAAAGGGAACGTGCATTATTGAAATTCAGAAATGATTCCGCAAGAATTCTTATTACAACCGACCTGGCAGCCCGTGGACTTGATATTCCTGAAGTGGAATCTATTGTACATTATCAGCTTCCTCCAAAAGAAGATGCCTTCATCCACAGAAACGGCCGTACAGCAAGAATGAATGCCAAAGGTTTCGTATACCTCATTATGACTGAGGAAGAAAACTTCCCGTTCATTAAAAACAATACTCCTGAAGAAAGTGTTGCCGGATTCACCAGGGTTCCGCAAAAAACCCCTTTCCAGACAATTTACATCAGTGCAGGAAAAAAGGATAAAGTGAACAAGGTGGATATCGTTGGCTATTTAATTAAAAAAGGAGAACTGCAAAAAGAAGATGTGGGTATTATTGAAGTAAAGGATACAACATCTTACGTTGCGGTTGCCAGAAATAAAGTGAATGCTGTTTTGCGAAAGCTTCAGAATGAAAAACTGAAAGGGAAAAAGGTAAAAATGGAGGTGGCTTATTAA
- a CDS encoding DNA methyltransferase: protein MKLYQILENQIKKEPNYVSDNGEIKKWVVLNKAQNFDEELIALLLEDADLKEKFFVKVKDIRVFKQNLFIQFLEQKNYLNDSYTQFKNKVGLTIDGKHLKQRNEVSLVWPFKDCILEGGQSREEDKREEIFFNETLAQDEITELLDPKVLTNAKRFDKEGDHHFDQFNRDENGTITDNLIIKGNNLLALHSLKKEFAGKVKLIYIDPPYNTGNDSFRYNDSFNRSSWLTFMKNRLYIAKEMLHKNGVIFIHLDYNAIHYCKLLMDEIFGEDNFINEIIWRRKQATSFGNSKFGITNDTILFYSNSQVYDFYPIYSLDDENTQNYIKERFVYDDGDGHKYMKSPLVNSLNRPNLKYVFEGVNPPKNGWLYSKERMQEFYENNELIIPKDADARIYRKIFLKNYKGQVIQNIWTDIPIVNPMAKEQVDFNTQKPERLLERIIESVTTENDIILDYHLGSGTTASTAHKMKRQYIGIEQMDYIETVAVERLKKVIDGEQGGISKSVNWQGGGSFIYLELKKYNQTFIEKIEEAKDEKTLLQIWEEMKAKSFLNYNVDIQKQEQHIEDFRTLSLQKQKQHLCELLDKNQLYVNLSSLNDKNFECTLEEQKVTREFYQLKN, encoded by the coding sequence ATGAAACTCTATCAAATCCTGGAAAATCAAATTAAGAAAGAACCTAACTATGTATCCGATAACGGAGAAATAAAAAAATGGGTAGTGCTTAACAAAGCTCAGAACTTTGATGAAGAACTGATCGCATTGCTTTTGGAAGATGCTGATCTGAAAGAAAAATTTTTTGTAAAAGTAAAAGATATCCGGGTATTTAAACAAAATCTCTTTATTCAGTTTCTTGAACAGAAAAACTATCTGAATGACAGCTATACCCAATTTAAAAATAAAGTGGGATTAACGATTGATGGTAAACATCTGAAACAGAGAAATGAAGTTTCGTTGGTCTGGCCATTTAAAGACTGTATCCTGGAAGGCGGACAAAGCCGTGAGGAAGATAAAAGAGAAGAAATTTTCTTTAATGAAACCCTTGCGCAGGACGAAATTACCGAACTTCTTGACCCAAAAGTATTAACGAATGCCAAACGGTTTGATAAAGAAGGTGACCATCATTTTGACCAATTCAATAGAGATGAAAACGGAACTATTACCGATAATTTAATCATTAAAGGAAACAATCTCCTGGCATTGCATTCTCTGAAAAAAGAATTTGCAGGTAAAGTGAAGCTGATTTATATAGATCCGCCTTATAATACAGGAAATGATAGTTTTAGGTATAACGATAGCTTTAATCGTTCCTCTTGGCTGACATTTATGAAAAATCGACTTTATATAGCAAAAGAAATGTTACATAAAAATGGTGTTATTTTTATTCATTTAGATTATAATGCCATACATTATTGTAAGTTGCTTATGGATGAAATTTTTGGTGAGGATAACTTTATTAATGAAATTATCTGGAGAAGAAAGCAAGCAACATCATTTGGCAATTCAAAGTTTGGAATTACAAACGATACCATATTGTTTTATTCTAATTCGCAAGTTTACGATTTTTACCCAATTTACTCTTTGGATGATGAAAATACACAAAATTACATCAAAGAAAGATTTGTTTATGATGATGGTGATGGCCATAAATATATGAAGTCTCCATTAGTTAATTCTTTAAATAGACCTAATTTAAAATATGTATTTGAAGGGGTAAATCCTCCTAAAAATGGTTGGTTATATTCAAAAGAAAGGATGCAAGAATTTTATGAGAATAATGAACTAATTATACCTAAAGATGCTGATGCGAGAATATATCGTAAAATTTTTCTAAAAAACTATAAAGGGCAAGTTATCCAAAATATTTGGACAGATATTCCAATTGTTAATCCAATGGCAAAAGAACAGGTTGATTTTAATACTCAAAAACCTGAAAGATTATTAGAAAGGATTATTGAAAGTGTTACAACTGAAAACGACATCATCCTAGACTACCATCTCGGCAGCGGTACCACAGCATCCACCGCTCACAAAATGAAGCGTCAATATATAGGGATAGAGCAGATGGATTATATAGAAACCGTTGCTGTAGAACGTTTGAAAAAAGTAATTGATGGAGAACAGGGCGGCATCTCAAAATCCGTCAACTGGCAAGGCGGCGGCTCATTCATCTACCTTGAACTCAAAAAATACAACCAAACTTTCATAGAAAAAATAGAAGAGGCTAAAGATGAAAAAACACTCCTTCAGATTTGGGAGGAAATGAAAGCTAAATCTTTTCTGAACTATAATGTAGATATTCAGAAGCAGGAACAGCATATTGAAGATTTCAGAACATTAAGCTTGCAGAAACAAAAGCAGCACCTTTGCGAACTGCTCGATAAAAACCAGCTTTATGTCAACCTTTCTTCCCTTAACGATAAGAACTTTGAGTGCACTTTGGAAGAACAAAAAGTAACCCGGGAATTTTATCAACTTAAAAACTAA
- a CDS encoding DEAD/DEAH box helicase family protein, producing MAFLHEIFNNPFARKALAEVTLPNGITDNLKFGIRPYQEEAFRRYLYTEREDFDGKPRKPLHLLYNMATGSGKTMVMGGLMLHLYEKGYRNFLFFVNSNNIIQKTKDNFLNPQTSKYLFQEKIVISGKEVFLKQIDNFDESDHENINIKFTTIQQLHIDLNNTKENSVTYEDFQDKKIVLIADEAHHLNSGTKSGNLFGSWEETVLEILHQNFENILLEFTATLDYESREIAEKYQDKVLYKYDLAQFRTDKFSKEINLVRSMYDEQERVIQALILNLYRQELATIHHINLKPVILFKAKKTIKESEQNKENFHKLVELLSESMIEKIRKTSTVTIVQKAFDFFAARNISGSDMVKRIQANFREENCLSANNDSEAEKNQILLNTLEEENNPIRAVFAVQKLNEGWDVLNLFDIVRLYEDRDGKEGKPGKTTLSEAQLIGRGARYYPFAVEEGEDKFVRKYDDDISNDLKILEELYYHTKEDSRYISELKKALVDSGIYEDEAGLETRQLKLKPIFKITELYKNGVVFSNKKIPKNFGKIKSFKDLGIMKPRFSYRLSSGSGKTSSVFFELEKPVPLDEGMKPKEVKIRDIQKHVVRYALSRNPFYYFDNLSRYFPHITSIRDFIEDEKYLGGMEIIFYGTSNRLQEISHFDYLQALNGLLQNIEADIKHNAPDYEGSPFQAQPVREVFRDKEIRVTKNSERARGQEDVVSGEPWYAYNANYGTIEEKRFVELFSRRFKGLKQKFQDIHLIRNEREIKIFDKSGRAFEPDFILFCSQKKDKRLTYQVFIEPKGTHLMDYDRWKDDFLREMGDKKKTVTIHTDEYLITAVPFYNHENERDFERALEKTLTS from the coding sequence ATGGCATTTTTACATGAAATATTCAATAATCCCTTTGCCCGAAAGGCTTTGGCGGAAGTTACCTTACCCAATGGAATTACAGATAATCTGAAATTCGGAATCCGTCCGTACCAGGAAGAAGCATTCCGGCGTTATTTGTATACTGAACGGGAAGATTTTGACGGGAAACCCAGGAAACCCCTGCATCTTCTTTATAATATGGCAACAGGAAGCGGGAAGACCATGGTAATGGGTGGTCTGATGCTTCATCTTTATGAAAAAGGATACAGGAACTTTTTGTTCTTTGTCAACAGCAACAATATCATTCAGAAAACGAAAGATAACTTTCTCAATCCTCAGACGTCCAAATATTTATTTCAGGAGAAAATTGTCATCAGTGGTAAAGAAGTTTTTTTGAAACAGATTGATAATTTTGATGAATCCGATCATGAAAACATCAATATTAAATTTACCACCATTCAGCAGCTTCATATTGACTTGAATAATACCAAAGAAAACAGTGTTACCTATGAAGATTTTCAGGATAAAAAAATAGTACTGATTGCTGATGAGGCTCATCATCTGAACAGTGGTACTAAAAGTGGAAACCTGTTCGGAAGCTGGGAAGAAACCGTTCTGGAGATCCTGCATCAGAATTTTGAGAATATCCTTCTGGAGTTTACGGCCACTTTAGATTATGAAAGCCGGGAAATTGCAGAGAAATATCAGGATAAAGTCCTTTATAAATATGATCTGGCTCAGTTCAGAACCGATAAATTTTCCAAGGAAATCAATCTTGTCCGTTCCATGTATGATGAGCAGGAAAGAGTCATTCAGGCTCTGATTCTGAATTTATACAGACAGGAATTGGCGACAATTCATCATATTAACCTGAAACCTGTCATTCTGTTCAAAGCTAAGAAAACCATCAAGGAATCTGAACAGAACAAAGAAAATTTTCATAAGCTGGTGGAGCTTCTTTCCGAGTCGATGATAGAGAAAATCAGGAAAACATCTACAGTTACCATTGTTCAAAAGGCATTTGATTTTTTTGCAGCCAGAAATATTTCAGGGAGTGATATGGTAAAACGGATACAGGCTAACTTCAGAGAAGAAAACTGTCTGAGTGCTAATAACGACTCAGAAGCAGAGAAAAACCAGATTTTACTCAATACGCTGGAGGAAGAAAATAATCCGATCCGTGCTGTATTTGCCGTTCAGAAACTTAATGAAGGCTGGGATGTCCTTAATTTATTTGATATCGTCAGATTATACGAAGACCGTGACGGGAAAGAGGGGAAACCGGGAAAAACCACACTTTCCGAAGCTCAGTTAATAGGTCGTGGAGCAAGATATTACCCGTTTGCTGTGGAAGAGGGAGAAGATAAATTTGTCCGGAAATACGATGATGATATTTCAAATGATCTGAAAATTTTAGAAGAATTGTATTACCATACCAAAGAGGACAGCCGTTACATCTCAGAACTTAAAAAAGCATTGGTTGACTCCGGAATATATGAAGACGAGGCCGGTCTTGAAACCAGACAGTTAAAGCTCAAACCTATCTTTAAAATCACAGAATTATATAAAAACGGGGTGGTGTTTTCCAATAAAAAGATACCCAAGAACTTTGGGAAAATAAAATCCTTTAAAGACCTGGGAATTATGAAACCCAGGTTCAGTTACCGGCTCTCTTCGGGAAGCGGAAAAACATCCAGTGTATTTTTTGAATTGGAGAAACCGGTGCCACTTGATGAAGGAATGAAACCAAAAGAAGTAAAAATCCGGGATATTCAGAAACATGTAGTGAGGTATGCCTTAAGCCGGAATCCGTTTTATTATTTTGATAACCTCTCCCGTTATTTTCCGCATATCACCTCCATCCGGGACTTTATAGAGGATGAAAAATATCTGGGCGGAATGGAAATCATATTCTACGGAACCTCAAACCGCCTTCAGGAAATTTCACATTTTGATTACCTGCAGGCACTGAACGGGTTATTGCAGAATATAGAAGCCGATATTAAACATAATGCTCCGGATTATGAAGGTTCACCGTTCCAGGCACAACCTGTCCGGGAAGTTTTCAGAGATAAAGAAATCAGGGTTACCAAAAACAGCGAAAGAGCAAGAGGGCAGGAGGATGTGGTTTCCGGTGAACCCTGGTATGCTTATAACGCTAATTACGGAACGATTGAAGAAAAAAGATTTGTAGAACTGTTTTCCAGACGTTTTAAAGGACTTAAGCAAAAATTTCAGGACATTCATCTGATCCGTAATGAAAGAGAAATTAAGATTTTTGATAAATCAGGGCGTGCTTTTGAACCGGATTTTATCCTGTTTTGCAGTCAGAAGAAAGATAAGCGGCTGACCTATCAGGTTTTTATAGAACCTAAAGGAACGCATCTAATGGATTATGACAGATGGAAAGATGACTTCTTGAGGGAAATGGGAGACAAAAAGAAAACCGTTACCATTCATACAGATGAGTATTTAATCACCGCTGTACCGTTTTATAATCATGAAAATGAAAGAGACTTTGAAAGAGCCTTGGAAAAAACGCTTACCAGCTGA
- the rpsA gene encoding 30S ribosomal protein S1, which translates to MSKETNSAELLLNQNVAPEQFDWDSFESGLDADARKEKSDLEEIYNGSLNNLDDNDVLIGKVVRLTDKEAIVDINFKSEGVISLNEFRYNQGLSVGDEVEVMVDKREDKTGQLQLSHRKARTLKAWDKVNELHETGEIVNGFVKSRTKGGMIVDVHGIEAFLPGSQIDVKPIKDYDQFVGKTMEFKVVKINPEFKNVVVSHKALIEADIEGQKKEIIAQLEKGQVLEGTVKNITSYGVFIDLGGVDGLIHITDLSWSRVNHPSEILEDGQTVKVVILDFDDEKTRIQLGMKQLEAHPWDALSADLKVGDKVKGKVVVLADYGAFVEIAPGVEGLIHVSEMSWSTHLRSAGDFVKVGDEVEAEVLTLDREERKISLGIKQLSKDPWENIEAKYPVGSQHVGTVRNFTNFGVFVELEEGIDGLIYISDLSWTKKIKHPSEFCAVGDKLDVVVLELDIQARRLSLGHKQLTENPWDKFETKYAEGTIHAGKAVEVHDKGASVQFEDAEVEAFCPSRLLEKEDGSKIKKGEEADFKVIEFNKEFKRVVVSHTGIFRDEEKKNVKEASSRNVSSSSNNEERSTLGDIDALAELKRKMEEGK; encoded by the coding sequence ATGTCAAAAGAGACAAATTCAGCAGAATTATTATTAAACCAAAACGTAGCACCTGAACAATTTGACTGGGATTCATTCGAATCTGGTCTTGATGCTGATGCTAGAAAAGAGAAAAGTGATTTAGAAGAGATCTACAACGGATCATTAAACAACTTAGACGATAACGACGTTCTAATTGGTAAAGTTGTAAGATTAACTGATAAAGAAGCTATCGTAGACATCAACTTCAAATCTGAAGGTGTTATTTCTCTTAACGAATTCCGTTACAACCAGGGCCTAAGTGTAGGTGATGAGGTAGAAGTAATGGTTGACAAGAGAGAAGACAAAACTGGTCAGTTACAGTTATCTCACAGAAAAGCTAGAACGCTTAAAGCTTGGGATAAAGTAAACGAACTTCACGAAACTGGTGAAATCGTTAACGGTTTTGTTAAGTCTAGAACTAAAGGTGGTATGATCGTTGACGTTCACGGAATCGAAGCATTCTTACCTGGTTCTCAAATTGACGTTAAGCCAATTAAAGATTACGATCAGTTCGTAGGAAAAACTATGGAGTTCAAAGTTGTGAAAATCAACCCTGAGTTCAAAAACGTAGTAGTTTCTCACAAAGCATTGATCGAAGCAGATATCGAAGGTCAGAAAAAAGAAATCATCGCTCAGCTTGAAAAAGGTCAGGTTCTTGAAGGAACTGTTAAGAACATCACTTCTTACGGTGTATTCATTGACTTAGGTGGTGTAGATGGATTGATCCACATTACAGACCTTTCTTGGTCTAGAGTGAACCACCCATCTGAAATCCTTGAGGACGGACAGACTGTAAAAGTTGTAATCCTTGATTTCGATGATGAGAAAACAAGAATCCAGTTAGGTATGAAGCAATTAGAAGCTCATCCTTGGGATGCTCTTTCTGCTGACCTGAAAGTAGGTGACAAAGTAAAAGGAAAAGTAGTAGTTCTTGCTGACTATGGTGCATTCGTAGAAATCGCTCCAGGTGTTGAAGGATTAATCCACGTTTCTGAAATGTCTTGGTCTACTCACTTAAGATCTGCTGGAGATTTCGTAAAAGTAGGTGATGAAGTTGAAGCTGAAGTATTAACTTTAGACAGAGAAGAAAGAAAAATTTCTCTTGGTATCAAGCAGTTATCTAAAGATCCATGGGAAAACATCGAAGCTAAGTATCCGGTAGGATCTCAGCATGTAGGAACTGTAAGAAACTTCACTAACTTTGGTGTATTCGTAGAGTTAGAAGAAGGTATCGACGGATTAATCTACATCTCTGATCTTTCTTGGACTAAGAAAATCAAGCACCCGTCTGAGTTCTGTGCAGTAGGTGATAAATTAGATGTTGTAGTTCTTGAATTAGATATCCAGGCTAGAAGATTATCTCTAGGTCACAAGCAATTGACTGAAAACCCATGGGATAAATTCGAAACTAAATATGCTGAAGGAACTATCCACGCTGGTAAAGCAGTAGAAGTTCACGATAAAGGAGCTTCTGTACAATTCGAAGATGCTGAGGTTGAAGCATTCTGCCCTTCAAGATTATTAGAGAAAGAAGATGGATCTAAAATCAAAAAAGGTGAAGAAGCTGATTTCAAAGTAATTGAATTCAACAAAGAATTCAAGAGAGTTGTAGTTTCTCACACAGGGATCTTCAGAGACGAAGAGAAGAAAAACGTAAAAGAAGCTTCTTCTAGAAACGTATCTTCTTCTTCTAACAACGAAGAAAGATCTACTCTTGGAGACATCGATGCATTAGCAGAGTTGAAAAGAAAAATGGAAGAAGGTAAATAA